One genomic window of Methanobrevibacter sp. includes the following:
- a CDS encoding rubrerythrin family protein, protein MVKYEHKIGITKGTPVEKFVAGNFEGETNEVGIYLAMSRQASREGYGELAEVFKRLAWEEAEHAARFCEMNGIIKDTLKENIEWMMGGEKMANAEKREASEKAQEAGIETAADFFRESSKDEGRHYKILEGILARYF, encoded by the coding sequence ATGGTTAAATACGAACACAAAATTGGAATTACCAAAGGAACCCCTGTAGAAAAATTTGTTGCAGGAAACTTTGAAGGAGAAACCAACGAAGTAGGTATCTACTTAGCAATGTCCAGACAAGCTTCCAGAGAAGGTTACGGAGAATTAGCTGAAGTATTCAAAAGATTAGCATGGGAAGAAGCTGAACACGCTGCAAGATTCTGTGAAATGAACGGAATCATCAAAGACACCCTCAAAGAAAACATCGAATGGATGATGGGTGGAGAAAAAATGGCTAACGCAGAAAAAAGAGAAGCTTCCGAAAAAGCTCAAGAAGCAGGTATCGAAACTGCTGCTGATTTCTTCAGAGAAAGTTCCAAAGACGAAGGTCGTCACTACAAAATCTTAGAAGGAATCTTAGCTAGATATTTCTAA
- a CDS encoding molybdopterin molybdotransferase MoeA codes for MFLSKLESLKNAIKLVADNQKYTETEEISIQEAHKRVLAEDIMAFHDSPPFDKSAMDGFAVIAENTFGASQSAPKEFKVVDAIGAGDFSDKTVGENEAIVIATGAPIPNGANAVLMKEYTTTEGDDLTIYSQVTPGENISPKSEDIEKGQKVLSKNTFIRYQEMGLIASAGYDTVKVFKKPRVKIIITGNELVEPTKEEIDKAKIINSNQFTTKAMVEDSGAIAEITHAGDTFDEVREAILEASKEYDVIITTGGTAISKGDVVLDAVEDLGEILFHGVAVRPGKPVGAGIVNDKMVFTLSGQPVASMSQFDMVARKYLFEMQGRSFDFHIQKRVSELKIPSQLGRTDFIRAVADDEHAKHVLNRGSGIIRSMVEANSYIIIDENDEGYQKEDIVDVVFFDSLLW; via the coding sequence ATGTTTTTATCTAAATTGGAATCTTTAAAAAATGCTATTAAATTAGTTGCTGATAATCAAAAATACACAGAAACTGAAGAAATCTCTATACAAGAGGCTCATAAAAGAGTTCTCGCAGAAGACATCATGGCATTTCATGATTCACCTCCATTCGACAAATCTGCAATGGATGGTTTCGCAGTAATTGCAGAAAATACTTTTGGAGCATCCCAATCTGCTCCTAAAGAATTTAAAGTAGTTGATGCAATCGGTGCGGGGGATTTTTCAGATAAAACTGTTGGGGAAAACGAAGCTATTGTCATAGCAACTGGAGCTCCAATTCCTAATGGAGCTAATGCTGTTTTAATGAAGGAGTACACAACTACTGAAGGGGATGATTTAACAATCTATTCCCAAGTAACTCCTGGTGAAAATATAAGTCCAAAATCCGAAGATATTGAAAAAGGTCAGAAAGTATTAAGCAAAAATACATTCATCAGATATCAGGAAATGGGATTAATTGCTTCAGCAGGCTATGATACAGTAAAAGTATTCAAAAAACCTAGAGTTAAAATTATTATCACAGGTAATGAGTTAGTTGAACCTACCAAAGAGGAAATTGATAAAGCTAAAATTATCAATTCAAATCAGTTCACTACAAAAGCAATGGTTGAGGATTCTGGTGCTATTGCAGAAATTACTCATGCTGGAGATACTTTTGATGAAGTAAGGGAAGCTATTTTGGAAGCTTCTAAAGAGTATGATGTAATTATCACCACTGGTGGAACAGCAATCAGTAAAGGTGATGTCGTTTTAGATGCAGTTGAAGATCTTGGAGAAATATTATTCCATGGTGTTGCTGTAAGACCTGGAAAACCTGTTGGTGCAGGTATTGTTAATGATAAAATGGTGTTTACACTTTCAGGACAACCTGTTGCATCAATGAGTCAATTTGATATGGTTGCAAGAAAATACTTATTTGAAATGCAAGGCAGGTCATTTGATTTTCATATTCAAAAAAGAGTATCTGAACTTAAAATACCTTCTCAACTTGGAAGAACTGATTTCATACGTGCAGTTGCAGATGATGAACATGCAAAACATGTGTTGAATAGAGGTTCTGGTATTATTAGGTCAATGGTTGAGGCGAACAGCTATATCATCATTGACGAAAATGATGAAGGATACCAAAAGGAAGATATAGTTGACGTAGTCTTCTTCGATTCATTACTTTGGTAA